In Streptomyces paludis, the genomic stretch GTCCGACTCGACTTTCTCCCCCATCGAAGTGTCCCTCCTCGAGTGGGCAGCCCGCGGCACCGGCCGCTCGCGTCACGATCGATAATGCCCACACCGTGTGATCCGTAACGTCTTCCGCCCCGTCGGCGCGTCGCGAGGGGTAGTGTGGGCCATCGGTCGCGCGGCACATTCCTTTGGCAAGGTGTGGGTGTTCTGTTTCCACTGCCCGGCCGTCCACGAAAAACGCCGTCGGGTTTCAGCCGTCCCCGCTGGGCGAGTCATCCCAGGCCAGGCACCGTCTCTTCCGGTTTTATCCGCGAAAAGTCCGGGAGAGATGGACTTAATAGTGCCTTGCCCGCAATATCCGGGACAGCTAGAAGAAACATGACGTGAACACGTGTCGTATAAACTCCGCGTACGAGGCAGAGAGTCGGCGGCCGGGCGTACACCCCGAAGCCCACCTCTGACCCCGCATGCCGACAGCGACGTCCGCAACAGTCATGCACCACCTCACGCGTCACCCTGTCTCCTGAGTGAGAGGCAACCCACCATGCCGCTGCAAGTACCCCCGGCCCCGGCGCCCGCTCTGCGCAGCGTTCTCGCGGCACTCAGTTCCCCCACCGCCGTGCGCGATGCCCGTACCCCGGCCCTCCAGTCCGCCCAGGGACCGCTGACCCCGGAACTCCCTCTCCCCGTCCATGTCCTCGACCACGTCACCCCCTCGGGGGGCCGTACGTCCGGGCCCGACGGCCGCACGCCCCGCACGGGGCTGGCGGGCTGGCGTTTCCTCATCCGCAGCGGTGAGCGCACCGTGGCCGCCGCCGACACGATGCTCACCCCCGACGGCTGGACCTTCTCGCGCTTCTTCGAGGGCCCGTATCTGACCGCCACGGAGCGTGCGCTGCGGCAGGCCGACTCCCTGACGACCGTTTATCAGCCACGGCTGCTGTCGGTGCCCGAGCTGTACATGCTCACCCTCTGGCTGCACGGGGACACCTCCGCGGACGCCGCCACCGGCAGCCCGGACCCGTCCGACATCCTGGTGCCCCTCGCCCCGGCGCCGCCGGGTATCGCGGCGCACCGTCCGCACCGGGTCGCGGAGCTGCTGCCGATGATCGGTCTGCGGATCACCCCGCCCCCACTGCTGCGTACGCCGGCCTGACCGGCCCCCGCGCCGCCGGCCGCCCCCCGGCCGCCCGTCCGGACTAGGTCCTGTCCGGCGGATCACTGGCGGAGCCAGAGTCGGATCGCGGCGGCGGTGACGGTGCCGTGGAAGACGTAGGCCCGCTTGTCGTAACGAGTGGCGACCGCGCGGGAGTTCTTGAGCCGGTTGATGGTCCGCTCGACCTCGTTGCGGCGCCGGTAGCGGTCGCGGTCGAAGCCGGCGGGTCTGCCACCGCTGCTGCCTCTGCGTTGGCGGTTGGCCCGCTGGTCCTTCGGTTCCGGGATCGTGTGCCGGATGTGGCGTCTTCGCAGGTAGCGGCGGTTTCGGCGGGAGCTGTATGCCTTGTCGCCGCTGACGTGGTCGGGCCTGGTTCGGGGGCGTCCGCCCCGTGGCCGGGGGACCCGGATTCGGTCCAGGACCTCGACCATCTGCGGGGCGTCGCCCCACTGACCCGGCGTGAGCAGGAGGGCCATGGGGCGGCAACCGCCTTCGCCGGCGAGGTGGATCTTGCAGGTCAGGCCGCCCCGGGACCGTCCGAGTCCCTCGTCGGGGCGGTGGTGCCGGGGCGTCGTCCTTTTTTCGGGATCCGCGGACGGGCCTTGCGGGCGCCGGCCGCGTGCTGATGGGCCCGGCAGGACGTCGAGTCGATGCCGATCATCGACCAGTCGATCCGCCCGGCCAGGTCGGCGTCGGCCTGGACCGCGTGCAGGATCCGGTCCCAGGTACCGTCCGCCGACCAGCGGCGATGCCGTTCATAGACGGTCTTCCACGAGCCATAGCGTTCCGGCAGGTCACGCCACGGGACACCGGTCCGGACCCGGAAGAGGATCCCGTTGACCACGGTGCGGTGGTCGTTCCACCGGCCGCCCCGGCCACCCAGAGATGGCAGATGCGGCTCCAGCAACGACCACTCGCGGTTCATCAAATCCCCCCGACCCATACCCGAACCAACGAGCGACCGGTCAGAAGGTCACATGATCCGCCGGACAGGACCTAGTCCGGAGGGGCTATCCAGAACCACCCGAAAAGTCGGTGCAGTTGACCTGAACCGTCCGGCCGGGTGACGCGTCCTTGAGCAAGAGGAAGTACTGCCGTGAAATCCCTGCGGATTGCTCTCCGTGGGGCAACACTGTGACAGGACACGACAGATACGGGGGGCGGCCATGACCACATCGAGCCGCGGGACACTCACGACGACACAGCGAAAGAACTCGCCCATGTGCCAGC encodes the following:
- a CDS encoding IS5 family transposase (programmed frameshift); the protein is MGRGDLMNREWSLLEPHLPSLGGRGGRWNDHRTVVNGILFRVRTGVPWRDLPERYGSWKTVYERHRRWSADGTWDRILHAVQADADLAGRIDWSMIGIDSTSCRAHQHAAGARKARPRIPKKRTTPRHHRPDEGLGRSRGGLTCKIHLAGEGGCRPMALLLTPGQWGDAPQMVEVLDRIRVPRPRGGRPRTRPDHVSGDKAYSSRRNRRYLRRRHIRHTIPEPKDQRANRQRRGSSGGRPAGFDRDRYRRRNEVERTINRLKNSRAVATRYDKRAYVFHGTVTAAAIRLWLRQ